DNA from Sulfurimonas xiamenensis:
GATATTTTGGTTGTTGTAGATTTTTGGGCGCCATGGTGCGGTCCATGTAAAATGATGGCGCCAAATTTTGAAAAAAGTGCAGCAAATTTTCCGCTCAAAGCACTTTATGTAAAAGTAAACACCGAGAATGAACAAAATCTAGGTGCAAGATTTGGCATAAGAAGCATCCCTACAATCATAGTCTTTAAAGATGCAAAAGAAGTTCACAGAGTTTCAGGCGCTTTAGACGAAGCAACACTAAACAAAATGGTTACTCAATTTATATAACAAAACGATTTTAAAATAAACTCGGAATAACAAAAATATTCCCGAGTTTTAAACTATTTAATATATGAACAGCAATAATCTGTTACTGTTTTTACTCTTAAATCAAATGATGAATTAGCAGGAACATTAAAACTTTCTGGAGTGTTGAGCGTCTTCCAATCTTCACCCGGAAGTTTTATATCAAGTTCTCCACTCATC
Protein-coding regions in this window:
- the trxC gene encoding thioredoxin TrxC; protein product: MRVVCPVCKSVNNVPQRESYKKANCGKCKSSLLDTKPIELTNADFDEVVVNSDILVVVDFWAPWCGPCKMMAPNFEKSAANFPLKALYVKVNTENEQNLGARFGIRSIPTIIVFKDAKEVHRVSGALDEATLNKMVTQFI